A single region of the Cynocephalus volans isolate mCynVol1 chromosome 12, mCynVol1.pri, whole genome shotgun sequence genome encodes:
- the LOC134391804 gene encoding olfactory receptor 5T7-like, with translation MTLNPFNMGYSIQRIPMKNVTEVTIFVLKGFTDSVELQIIFFFLFLAIYLFTLMGNLGLVALVIGDFRLHNPMYYFLSVLSSVDACFSSIITPNMLTDFMSKNNIISFPGCAAQMFFAVTFGTTECFLLAAMAYDRYVAIYNPLLCSVSMSPRVYVPLIIASYVAGILNATVHTVATFSLSFCGSNEIRHFFCDIPPLLAISCSDTHTNQLLLFLFVGSIEISTILLVLVSYGFILVAILKMQSAEGRQKVFSTCGSHLTGVTIYHGTILFMYVRPSSSYALEHDMILSIFYTTVIPMLNPVIYSLRNKDVKEAIKRVFEKKLVY, from the exons TTCTATTCAGAGAATCCCA ATGAAGaatgtcactgaagtcaccatatTTGTACTGAAGGGCTTCACAGACAGTGTTGAACTGCAGATCATCTTCTTCTTCCTGTTTCTAGCTATTTACCTCTTTACTCTCATGGGAAACTTAGGACTGGTTGCATTGGTTATTGGGGATTTCAGGCTTCATAACCCCATGTATTATTTTCTGAGTGTGCTCTCTTCTGTGGATGCCTGTTTCTCTTCAATTATTACCCCAAATATGTTAACAGATTTTATGTCAAAGAATAATATCATTTCATTCCCTGGATGTGCAGCACAGATGTTTTTCGCTGTCACTTTTGGAACCACAGAGTGCTTTCTCTTGGCTGCAATGGCTTATgatcgctatgtggccatctaCAACCCACTTCTGTGTTCAGTGAGCATGTCACCCAGAGTCTACGTGCCACTCATCATTGCTTCTTATGTCGCTGGCATCTTAAATGCTACTGTACACACAGTGGCCACATTCAGCCTATCCTTCTGTGGATCCAATGAAATCAGACATTTCTTTTGTGATATCCCTCCTCTCCTCGCTATTTCTTGTTCTGACACTCACACAAACCAGCTGCTACTCTTCCTCTTTGTGGGCTCCATTGAGATCTCCACTATACTATTAGTCCTTGTCTCCTATGGTTTCATTCTGGTGGCCATTCTGAAGATGCAGTCTGCTGAAGGGAGGCAAAAAGTGTTCTCTACATGTGGCTCTCACCTAACTGGAGTAACAATTTATCATGGGACAATCCTCTTCATGTATGTGAGGCCAAGTTCCAGCTACGCTTTGGAGCATGACATGATACTTTCAATATTTTACACCACTGTGATTCCCATGCTGAATCCCGTCATCTACAGTTTGAGAAACAAAGATGTAAAAGAGGCCATCAAAAGAGTATTTGAGAAA AAACTCGtctat